The Actinomycetota bacterium DNA window GCGGCAAGATCCAGAAGCAGGTCTGGCACCCGCTCGGGACGCAGGACTTCAGCACCTACGTCTCCCAGGCAAGGCAGGCCAATCCGGACGTCGTGTTCATCGGCTCGGCCGGTGGCCCCGACGCCATCCTCTTCTACAAGGCGTGGACGGGCTTCGGCCTGAAGGACAAGATCCCCCTGGTCGGGAACTGCTGCTTCGCCGACCAGGTGTTCCTGCGCGAGGTGGGCGATGAGGCCCTCGGCCTCCAGAGCTTCACCTACTGGTCCGAGGGTCGGGACTCCGCCGTGGTCCAGAACTTCGTCAAGGCTTACGAGCAGCAGCACAAGGAGATCCCCTCACTGTATGCCGCGGGGGCCTACATGATGGCCCAGGTGGTCGCCGAGGCGCTGAAGAAGACCGGCGGCAAGATCGAGGGCGCCGACTTCATCAACGCGGCCAGGCAGGTGTCGCTGTCCGACAGCCTGTACGGCGCACTGACCTTCGACGACACCAACAACGTGGTGGGGCCGGTGTACCTGACACGGGTCGAGCGGCGCGACGACGGGACGCTGTGGAGCGTCGTGGAGAAGACCTTCCCGGAGGTGAGCCAGTTCGGGACCGAAGGCAAGGATGCGTTCCTGGAGCACCCCGTGTTCAGCCGGGACTACACGGGACAGTGAGGTGGCGTTGCTGGACGGGCAGGCCGAGCCGGTTCTGACGCTCGAGGGTGTCGTTCAGCGCTTCGGTGGGCTGGTGGCCGTTGACGGGGTCTCGCTGTCGCTGGGACCCCGTCAGCGGCTCGCCGTCATCGGGCCGAACGGGGCGGGCAAGACCACGCTCTTCCGCCTCATCGCCGGGGACATGGCGCCGAGTGAGGGCCGGATCTC harbors:
- a CDS encoding ABC transporter substrate-binding protein; the encoded protein is MIPSRGRGRQRTARVLLVALALVVAASACAPDEETTGGGTEGTVKLGFISPVTGFVAALGTDMRRGWEMYWQQNGGKAGDVTVQTVFENDTGDPEVALTKARRLVEQEQVQLVAGPILANTAYAVAGYVAGKGLPTVQMTGADDLTQRKFDPLVLRVGYTSSQSNFPAGQWAYEQGHRSAVTICPDYAFGWESCGGFVSAFVDAGGKIQKQVWHPLGTQDFSTYVSQARQANPDVVFIGSAGGPDAILFYKAWTGFGLKDKIPLVGNCCFADQVFLREVGDEALGLQSFTYWSEGRDSAVVQNFVKAYEQQHKEIPSLYAAGAYMMAQVVAEALKKTGGKIEGADFINAARQVSLSDSLYGALTFDDTNNVVGPVYLTRVERRDDGTLWSVVEKTFPEVSQFGTEGKDAFLEHPVFSRDYTGQ